Below is a genomic region from Erigeron canadensis isolate Cc75 chromosome 7, C_canadensis_v1, whole genome shotgun sequence.
AAACATCTGATACGTGGCCCAATGAGAGACTGCCACATCAGCATTTAGCAGATTATTTACACGATCTGTTAGTTTTagcaggttacttacatacgatgaaccaaaacaaagtcTTTCTTATAATAGTAGCTgaagacaagttacatacacacacagattCTTTTCCCTTATAATAATCTTCTTTTGTTTAGTCATGACTGCCATATTAAGCATCTATAAGCAAACTAATATATTGTTGGATAGAGATACAAATCGACACTGACCCATTCAGCCCGTAATAAAAAACAGCCCGTTTCACTTGAACACGGCAGTTTGCTTTTGAAGCCCTATGAGTGTGCTTGTGGTGTTTTTGTGGCCATGAAATATGCAACGATTTGTCTTAAGGAAATCTCTAAAGTACTAATAAAGGTTTTGGAGCCTATGTATGTGCTTATGATCATCTTTGGTATAGATTTCTGGGTCAAGCTTGAATTAAACATAGTTCTCATAGAACTTTTGAGCTATTTAATATCAATTAGACAAGGTACTGAAATCTTGACTCGGCCCTTTTGCAGCTGAAGTCAtaataaaattctattttagTTGTGTTAGTGACAAATCTTATCATAATTTGCAGAGATAGGATACATGATGAAAGTAACAGAAAAGAGCGATGTATACAGCTTTGGTGTGGTTATGCTAGAAGTACTAACAGGTAAGCAGCCAATCGACCCAACCATAGAAGACGGTCTGCACATTGTGGACTGGGTCAGACAGAAACGAGGCGGGGTTGAAGTATTAGACACAAGTCTACAGGCCCGACCCGACCCTGAGATAGAAGAGATGATGCAAACACTAGGTGTCGCTTTACTTTGTGTTGCTCCAATTCCAGATGACCGGCCTTCCATGAAAGACATTGAAGCAATGCTGAAGGAAATAAGACACGATAGGGAAGAGGGTGCAAAAGCGGAATCCACAATGACCCTGAAAGGGTCTAATGCAGCTGCTAATGAAGAAAAAACCTGTAAGACAAGTGCAGGCCCATCAACGGATGCAATGAAGTGTTTGTATATTCAAAGCAATAACTCGAGCTTCTCAGCATCGTCATTGTTGTACTCTTCATCATCTAATGCTGGTAAAAATGGAGTTTGATTAGTAGATGGTGTTATTGACTTCAGGGATTTAATTGTAGAGTTTGTTGTATTAGATCAGTTTGTTATATCATGCCTTTGgagggtaaaaaaaaaaagcaataagTAGCTGAAGTTTGTGCTTTGAAGTTGTTCTACCTGTTTTTcagttagtttttattttttttttataattcttatTGGAAATAAATGAGTTTACTTACTAAAAGCTGTCAAAAGTTGAATTTTTTGTTACCTTTTACTGCAACTTTGTCTATTGAAATTTGATCAAttagtaattattttttataattgatCAAGTTTCCTTCACAAAGAAATCAAAGCCCACGGCAAAAATACCCGTACCTGATAGGGAATTTGATACCTGGACCTGATTTGAATAGGGAATCTCTGAATTGACCGGGGATGAGGACGGGTATGTGCATATAGTTTTATTCCCAGACAGGGACGgaaatacatatttattataattgCTTTATGTTTTGTCTAGATATTAAAATCATTTTAAGTTTAAAGCTTTTTGCTTAATGCTTTTTATATGTTATACttcatttaatatttacttAACCATATGCGAGCATGATATTCGCGTAATGCAGTGGCGGTAGTGTGGaagcggtctagtggtgtccgtggtggtactattggtggtggtggcagtagtggaaatttttaaaagattaaggcttaaaatattaattattaaaataatagtttagaatgtaaattaaatcattaagggcaaatttggtatattataaaatttttttccatagtgggtgtttattaagggtaatttagtaattttgtatgaaacTATTGTGTAACCATTTCTAAAAATGaggggtgtgataatttttataaaggagtataaatAGTATTTATacatgaaaagaaaagatcGAACAACACATTCTCTTGTTTATCTTTTACTACGATTTACTTAGGTTTATTCGAAAAAGGTATCTCGATACCCGACGGAGATACCCGATGAGACGAATATGAGGATGTAATTTAATTCTCCGACGGGGATTGAGACGGAGATAGAGATTGAGATCTCCGATAATACTCGCCTCATTGTCATCCCTACCGATAAGATagccgtgtacaaaaaaaaccgaaaccgaccCCGAAAGACAACCCGTAACCAAACCCGGTCAACACTCGGTTCGGATATATAAATCAAGACATTTTGAATAATATATTAACTCCATGATGTGCCATTCcagaaaaaagaaattattaacTCCATGAAGTAATCAAATGAAAAGGATCACATTTGTTTTCTATGTTTAGATCTAACTATCCAAGTCCCAAAATGTGTCACTCTTCTACAGTCTATTATTAAATCCAATGCATATCTTTTACGGGATTGAATAAGTCAAACAAGAATTATAGATATTTGGTGTCATAAATATACTTTAAATTCACTATTTATGGTTTCATTAGTACTTCTCAGGAGCAATGACACATTTGGTAATTAAccttatatataaacaaatcacATCCCATTACGTGGCCGTCGAGAATTTGCATAAATTCTATAATCTCTCATGACTGTCACATGTTTGTAATGTATGGCTAAAAACTGTGATATACAGATCGATCACTACCCATACGCCTTATTTCTTAATTGTGCATGTTATAAAACAACTTACattatacaaattaaaattggATTCCATCTTTCAAAAGCAAACATAATCTTATGGGTCAAAAATCGACGAGGGAGGATGGCGGTGACGAAATACATCATGGTTTTTATGTGGAAGTTTTCTTCTCGCTCCCTTCATTTTGGGTTTAAATGACGTCTTGTGCTTactatttttctttctaaatttagacaaaacgtaaccttttttttttgctttctttCGTTTCGCTGATCTGGGTTTGGTTTTTAGAGGTGATGTACATACGTCCTAGCTATTTGTCGTATTTTCTCTTATCGTGGTTGGACCGCCATCTACAAGTGATAAATGTAATAACATTGTTACAACTGTTCGCATTTAGTATGCAGGATAGCGACCAAACTGAGAATTTCATGAACAATTACTATATCTGAAATGTAGAAATATATATCTGCCGGAgtatgatcattttattataaattgcatgtccgaaaataatttaagcctacgaggtcacacgaaatgacacggtaactcgataatattaattgatatattaaagtaatatattgattagtttgatcacgaaatgattaattaaacataattaaagtattaattatatttaattgattaaagaggatgattaaaagttgaaaattgaaaaatgaattttggACCCTAAATGGATGGGGGCCCGTCCACTTCAAAGGCTAGGAAGGCCTTGATGTGGCTTATTTTCCAAGTTATGTTAACCTAATTaagtcctataaatagaagcTTAATTCTTGATTTTTCATATAAGCAATTctctccttttctctctttttctttgaagtggCCAAATTCCCTTTTCATTAAGGGTGTTCGACTTTGAAGTTAAGGTTtaagcaaaaggtttgtttggtttgtgatcaggtactagcatacattattcggagtatctagtgtgcgatcgtagaggcgttttgctttaaaccctaagcattaataatcatcttattattattatctttattggagcttACACaaggtacacgactcaattctagtctttgttaattaatttgattacatatacGTTTCGATTTattccgttgcgcttactcgtgattatgtatgtttatgtgctcatattctaatAGTTTCAACATCAAATATTGATGGAATCAACTatatatcaacatatatatttataaggaTACTCAAATAAAGTGAAGGCCTTTTTGATATGTGAAAATAGAAGGATATATCGTTACTCAGAAAAGCTAatccaaaaagttaaaaatggatTTTCTACAACTAGCAAAGGTTTAATGCCTAATCGAACATACAAAACAAACCAAGAACAAAGTTACAAAGATACCACAAATAATGAACCAAGTTACTCCGACGGTTAACGTTGTACATCACACACCGCATTTTATGATCAACTATACATACTAATCCACATACAAAATAAGTAATAGTTATATCATTAAGTTACACATAACTGCGGTTGATCGACTAGAGATCTCAATAGAGACCTTAGGCATAACAAAGCCTAAACCAACACATCAACATTGACAAACCTACGATAACTCATCACCATGAAACATTAATCGCCAGCTTTGTTAGCCGAACTCGGTCAGAAGGTCATATTAACTGCAAACGAAATGATTTCTTTGATGATAACAAGATCCTTTTTGGTACTTAATACCCGGGTATTTTAGCAGGTGATGAGGGAGAGCTTCTGACGGATTGGGAAGTACCACGATAGCTTCGTTTAACAGGTTTCTTGATCTCAGCTTTCCCAGCAGCTGGTTGGCGTACCTTTACTCCCCTAATTAACTGCACACAAAATCGTAACAGTTACAACCTAATGTGAAAGAACAAATGTAAAATCACTTTGCAATAAAAGATTTGTTTAACAAGACTTTCATAAAGTAACTTGAAATTTGACCATAAAGAGTTTGCTGATAACATATGTTGCTCGCATTCAGGTGTAACTTGCAATATTATTACAAGAGCTTGAATAATATGTCAACAAGAAATtagatgtatatagatatagacacATACAAATTTTCCACACTTGACATCGGAGTACAGCACAATGAAATCACCCTCTTGCAGCCCGTTTGCTTTAACGAAATCTCCTATAAAACACAGCACGTAATTTAGAAGATCAATGCATAAACAAAGGATATACTACATAAGTTTCTCTAGATTTTGCCACTAATTTCAAGTGGTCTCCCAAAATATTACATtgcaaaaaatttaaaaaagaactGCACATTTAGAAATAATAAGACCTTGATAGAAGTGTTCAATTTCATTCttacaattataaaaatataaatgacaatATAACAATTGGAGtcgaaatatatattttcattgtgGGCTTTTTAAATTACATCTTAACAAGTATGACAGATTTGTTTTCCATATTGTCGCAGTCGGaacaaaaaatttcaatatGGGCTTCTTTACATCTTATTAAGTATGACAGATTTTCTTTTGAACATGATTTCATAAATCAAGGGAACGGATACATTGAAAATCCATGTAGTTGTTTGCAATGGATCAGTCTCTCACGACACATCGACACATCCTTTGGCTTATTATCTGGAGACGTATATCTATAGCGTTTTCAACTATGCAAGCCTTAATTTCATTTCATTGTAATATCAACATATCATATACACTATGTCTTTCATAATTTGGGTTATCAATTCTAATTATCAATGAAGAAACCATCCTAACTTAATGGTTCCTTTGATCCACACTATTTTGCATGTCTAGCAGGGAATTAAATGCATAACATAGAATATGATTATGACGGACACATTCCAATATCAGCTAGTTTGAATGCAATGAGTCGCTAACCTGTGTTCTCGAGAAGGTACATCCGGCTTTTGTTGTTTGGCCAAAACCTGAGGCTCCTCAAATCAAAATTACGTAACAAATTAGCTTGATGATTAACAATTAAACTCGATCAACACTTTTGGTATCTCATGTCATTATTTACGCTTCATCCAATTTTGTTCATCAAAACcggcaaataaaaaaaaacactgtgAAAATATTACTTTAACAGCAGTATATACCTATAACGCATGTTCCAAACTTGAGATGTCCCAATGTCCTCCATAGCAATAGAAATTCCGTCTCTTGAGTCAAGATCCGGGAGGTGAGACTCGGCTTCTTTCTGGTAAATCGAATTCATTCACAATTGAATCACCCAATTAAATTATTGCAAGATTCTACTGTTAAACTATAATTTGTAATACTTGATCGAATATGATACCTTTGGCAGCACAATCCTGCCAAGACTTCCAACGTCACTTTGCTTCAACACCTTCTGAAGTAGAAACTTCAAGTTCTTTTCAGTTTTCAGTCCCTAATATTACAAAAGTGAACAAAATAAGCTTGCATTTCCtacattaacaaaattaaataaagtagGTGATGATATATAGTAATTTTAGTTTTGCACACCTGTTGTTTGTCGGATGAAGACGGTTTAAACTGGCGCTGATCAGCAGGCTGAGGCGGTCTGGACGATTGCAGTTGAGGCGTATCCATTGGTGGTGGTGGGACGACGGTGGACGTAGAATGTGGTGATGGCCAGTACATCCAGTTTCCTCCATGTGATTTACCATCATTATCTATAAGCATTGGATGTGTCGGGTGATCCGAGTTTGTCACGTGGTTATGATGGTTGTGGTGATTTTGTCTCGAGTGGTGGTGATGTTGGAAGTAAGTCCTCCGTTGTCTCGCCATTCTTTTCTTCCGCGCCTCTTTGGTCGCGGAAGAACCCAACCTCATCGGATTCTGCTCGTCCCCAGCGTAAACAGTAGTTGGATTGTATGGAGCCTGATCCGGATAAACTGAAACTAGAGGCATAATCATTTGTGGAGAGAAATTGTTGTTGGCCACATCAGGATACTGATTATTACTGTTGTTATTATACGGAGACGACGCCATGGTAAGCTGTGAAGGATTCCAAGAAGGCGCTGATTCAAGAACTTGGTATTCACGGGAACCCGGATTATTACCATAAGGGCTCATATTACCATTCAAACAAGAACTATAGTCACCACCCATAAAAGAAAACGAAGGTGGCGCCACCATCGCCATCCCATTACTTGGGATATCTCCATTGCACAAGTACTGGGAATACGGCCCAACAGGCGGGATAAAAGTTGACTGCGA
It encodes:
- the LOC122609355 gene encoding B3 domain-containing transcription factor ABI3, producing the protein MFPKEEKVDGMEVYDMSEQENRKSTGFDALGTSMMTSTDDQRGIWDIDVKAPQQNLLNEMNDGSMFYNDHQFPHIPDFPCMSSSSSSSSNPAPAKPISSATTRSSASSASSSTSSAQSSWAVLKSEYTTEEEGGGDRKDRLGELRVNRKKRSFMGEESEKAALMSTTTATAPLETTDGSGTADCMDVMENFGYMDLIDGNDVWDPSSIFEQDPVDMQQDQEQGCFTNGTSNRSEVVQESDQEEGKLDELGTMFFDWLKSNKEFISAEDMKNIKLKKSTVECASKRLGSSKEGKKQLLKLILEWVQQHQLQRKNSGCGELLTAAATTPQYPLSQFPSLPTPPPQTQVPPFSRSSWVASSDHINQGFSQSTFIPPVGPYSQYLCNGDIPSNGMAMVAPPSFSFMGGDYSSCLNGNMSPYGNNPGSREYQVLESAPSWNPSQLTMASSPYNNNSNNQYPDVANNNFSPQMIMPLVSVYPDQAPYNPTTVYAGDEQNPMRLGSSATKEARKKRMARQRRTYFQHHHHSRQNHHNHHNHVTNSDHPTHPMLIDNDGKSHGGNWMYWPSPHSTSTVVPPPPMDTPQLQSSRPPQPADQRQFKPSSSDKQQGLKTEKNLKFLLQKVLKQSDVGSLGRIVLPKKEAESHLPDLDSRDGISIAMEDIGTSQVWNMRYSLRFWPNNKSRMYLLENTGDFVKANGLQEGDFIVLYSDVKCGKFLIRGVKVRQPAAGKAEIKKPVKRSYRGTSQSVRSSPSSPAKIPGY